Within Amycolatopsis sp. cg5, the genomic segment TGGCGGCGCGCTTACGGCCACCGGCACGGCGGGCGTGCTCGACATACTGGGCGAGCGCGTCGCGCAATTCCTCGGCGTTCTCACCAGAGAGATCGATCTGGTAGCTCACGCCGTCCAAACCGAACTCGACGGTCTCTTCCGCTTCCGTGCCGTCAAGATCGTCGACGAGAGAGACGAGCACCTTCTGTGCCATCGGTGTTTCCTCCTGCTTGGGGGCTTGCTCGATTGATCGGGACGGGGCATGCCCCGGAGACAGAAGCCATTGTCTACGACATTAATACCCTCTGCCCCACGATAACGCAAATCTCGATTGGGGATAGTTGCCCGAACGGATCTATCACTCCGCCGGGGGTTATTCGGGCCGAACCTGCGGGAAGAGGATCGTCTCACGGATACCCAGCCCGGTCAGCGCCATCAGCAACCGGTCGATACCCATTCCGACACCGCCGCTCGGTGGCATTCCGTACTCCAGGGCGCGGAGGAAATCCTCATCCAGGCTCATGGCTTCACTATCACCGGCCGCGGCCAGCATCGACTGCTGCACAAGACGCTGCCGTTCCACCACCGGATCCACCAACTCCGAGTACCCGGTACCCAGTTCGAATCCGCGTATGTAGAGGTCCCACTTCTCGGCAACTCCGGGCTGTGACCTGTGCTGCCTGGTCAGCGGCGAGGTTTCGACCGGGAAATCCCGGACAAATGTCGGCTCGTGCAGATGATCGCCGACGAGGTGTTCCCACAGTTCCTCGACCAGTTTGCCGTGGCCCAACTTCGGGTCGACCTCGATGCCACGCGCTTGCGCGAATGCGTGCAACTTGCCACTCGGCGTCTCCGGAGTGACCTCTTCACCGAGTGCGCCGGACAACGAGTCATACATTCGCAACGTCGTCCACTCGCCCGAAAGGTCGTACTCACTGCCGTCGGCCAGAGTAACGATCTGCGTGCCCAGAACGGACTCGGCGGCTTCCTGGATCAACTCACGGGTCATCACCGCATTGGAGTCATAGGTCGCATACGCTTCGTAGTACTCCAGCATCGCGAACTCCGGCGAGTGGGAAGAGTCGCTTCCCTCGTTCCGGAAGTTTCGATTTATCTCGAAGACCTTCTCGATCCCGCCGACCACACAGCGCTTGAGGAACAACTCAGGCGCGATCCGCAGGAACAGCTCCTGGTCGAACGCGTTGGAATGGGTGACGAAAGGCCTGGCAGCGGCCCCGCCGTGCATGTTCTGCAACATCGGCGTCTCGACCTCGAGGAAGCCGCGGCGGTGGAACGATTCGCGCAGCGAGCGGACCACGCCCGCCCGCGTGCGGACCACGTCGCGGGCCTGCGGCCGCATGATGAGGTCGACATAACGCTGCCGGATGCGGGTTTCCTCGGAAAGATCCTTGTGCGCGACCGGCAGCGGCCGCAGCGACTTCGAGGTGAGCTGCCAGGCGTCGGCCATCACGGAGAGTTCACCGCGCTTGGAAGTGATGACCTCGCCGTGCACGAATACGTGGTCACCGAGGTCGACATCGGATTTCCACGCGTTCAACGCGTCTTCGCCGACCTTGGCCAGGCTCAGCATCGCCTGGAGCTGGGTGCCGTCGCCTTCCTGAAGGGTGGCGAAACACAGTTTGCCCGTATTGCGCATGAACATCACCCGGCCGGTCACCCCGACGTTCTCACCGGTGGCGACATCGACGGGAAGATCGGA encodes:
- a CDS encoding Lsr2 family protein yields the protein MAQKVLVSLVDDLDGTEAEETVEFGLDGVSYQIDLSGENAEELRDALAQYVEHARRAGGRKRAAIRPTAKAVARPATVDREQNQAIRSWARKNGFQVSDRGRIPSEVVEAYHKKN
- the lysS gene encoding lysine--tRNA ligase; amino-acid sequence: MTEIPVSEHAPEDDLPEQMRVRRDKRDRIIAEGIDPYPVEVPRTHTLAQVRAAHSDLPVDVATGENVGVTGRVMFMRNTGKLCFATLQEGDGTQLQAMLSLAKVGEDALNAWKSDVDLGDHVFVHGEVITSKRGELSVMADAWQLTSKSLRPLPVAHKDLSEETRIRQRYVDLIMRPQARDVVRTRAGVVRSLRESFHRRGFLEVETPMLQNMHGGAAARPFVTHSNAFDQELFLRIAPELFLKRCVVGGIEKVFEINRNFRNEGSDSSHSPEFAMLEYYEAYATYDSNAVMTRELIQEAAESVLGTQIVTLADGSEYDLSGEWTTLRMYDSLSGALGEEVTPETPSGKLHAFAQARGIEVDPKLGHGKLVEELWEHLVGDHLHEPTFVRDFPVETSPLTRQHRSQPGVAEKWDLYIRGFELGTGYSELVDPVVERQRLVQQSMLAAAGDSEAMSLDEDFLRALEYGMPPSGGVGMGIDRLLMALTGLGIRETILFPQVRPE